The genomic stretch CGCAGGGCTCGTACTGGCAGAACGGGACGGCGCTGTACTACACGCTGCACCTGGACTGGTTCCGGCCGTGGCCCGGACTGTCGAACTTCTTGGCCGCCCAGAGCGTCACGATCGCGATCGTGGCGTACCTGACGGTGTTCGTGCAGATCGCGTTCCCGTTCGCGGTGTTCAGCAGGTGGCTGAAGTACCCGTGCCTGGTGATGCTGGTCGGGATGCACTTCTCGATCGCGGTCGTGATGGGGCTGCCGCTGTTCTCGGCGGCGATGATGGTCGGCGACGCGGTGTTCCTGCCGACGAGCATGTGGCTGTGGGTCGGCAGGAAGGTATGCGAACAGCTGGCGCGGCTGCCTAGGCCCGGGCTGTATCTGATTTCCAAGCGGGCGCGTCCTACTCCAACCACTCCGCAAAGTCCGGAAGGGTCCGTACTCCCCCATCAAGCACAGCCTCATAGATCAGCGTCCCATTGACCGTCCGGCCGTATTCGGGGCGCGGCGTCCACTCCTCCTTGATGCGCAGGATGGCGGCGCGGGTCTCGTCGGTCAGGCGCGGGAGCAGCGTGCGCAGGTGCGCCAGGTCCGGCTGCCGCTCGGGCTGGTCGACGAACCACAGGTCCAGACTCCAGTCCCGGGGCCGCGCCGAGCGGTAGCGCACCTGGAGGAACAGGCCGTCGGGGTACTTGTCGGGCTCGGTGTTCCAGGCGCCGGTGTCGTTGCGGAAGGTCACCTGCCGTACCCGCTCGTGCCGCGCGATTTTGGTCGCCAGCTGCGCCACGGCGTCGAAGGCCGGCAGGTCCAGGCGGGCACACGCGGTGGTCACGTCGATGTCCGGCTTCACCATCACACCGAGCGCGGAGCTGCCGGTCCGGATCGGATCGCCGACCGCCTCCAGCCCGGCCTCCAGGTCCAGATCGTCGAGGACCGCCTCCGCTTCGCCCTGCAGGAGTCGCTGCCGCCGGAACAGTTCGTCGTCGATGCCCATCCTTCGAGTATCGTCCACGCACGATCTAAGCTGCGGCTATGACCCGCACCGATCCCGCACCGGAACCGGAGACCAGCCAGACTCTGGACCGGGGGATCCGCGTGCTCACCGCACTCGCCGACGCCACCGCCGGCCTGACGGTCGCCCAACTGGCCGAACGCGTCGGCGCCCCCCGCACCGCCGGCTACCGCCTGGTCGCCACCCTGGAGGCGCACGGCCTGGCCCGCCGCGACCCGGACGGCCGCGTGCACCTCGGCGTGGGCGTACTGCGGCTGGCGGCGCGCGTGCACCCGCTGCTGCGCGAGGCCGCGACCCCGCCCCTGCGCCGGCTGGCCGAAGCCGTGGGAGCCACCGCGCACCTGACGGTCGCCGAGGGACCGGACGCGCTGGCGATCGCGGTGGTGGAGCCGACCTGGACCGACTACCACATGGCCTACCGCGTGGGATCACGCCACCGGCTGGCCCAGGGCGCGGCGGGCAAGGCGATCCTGCTGGGCCGCTCCAGGGCCGGGCGGCCGCCCTCGGCATCCAAGGACCCTGCGACGCTCTACACGGTGAGCGAGGGCGAACTCCAGCCGGGCGCGCACGGCATCGCGGCGCCGATCCGGGAGGTGCCGGGGCTGGAGGCGAGCGTCGGGGTGGTGTCGTTCGCGCCGTTGGACACCGGGGCGGTCGCGCCGCGGGTGATCCAGGCCGCGGCGGAGATCTCGGCGGCTTTGAAGTAGGGCGTGGGCGGCGCCACCCCTCAGCGCGGCGTCACCCCTCAGCGCGGCGTCAGCTCGAAGACCCGCAACTCCCGCCCGCTGCGCTCGGTGTACACATCGAAGTTGGGCCAGGTCGTGGTCAGCACCGGCCAGATCGCCGTCCGCTCCTCGCCCTCCAGCAGTCGGGCCGTGACCGGGATCTTCTTGCCCTTCACCGTCAGCGTCGCCTCCGGGTTCGCCATCAGGTTCAGCGTCCACACCGGGTGGTGCTCCTGGCCCCAGTTCGAGCCGGTGAGGTAGTACTTGCCCTCGTGCCCGACGTAGAGCAGCGGCACGGAGCGCTCCTTGCCGGTCTTGCGGCCGACCGTGGTGAGCAGCAGTCCGGTCAGGCCGGAGGGGGTCATGGCGCCGACGCGGCCGCGGCTCATTTTGTACAGGACGCGGTCCACGCGCGGGATCGTGTGCTTCCCGACCGCCACGAACCAGGGCTGGCGGGCGAGGGCCTGGGCCGTGTTCTTCAGTGCCTTGGGCGTCATGGCGCGGAGTATGGCAGCTGACGTGCCATCAGAGAAGGTCCTGAGCGATAGCGTCCCGGCGTCGTCCCCAGGGCCTTGCGGAACGTCTCGATGAACGCGCTCGGTGTCGCGAACCCGCACGCGGCCGCCACCGTCGTGACCGCCTCGCCGGTCGCGAGCAGCGCCAGCGCGTGCTGCAACCGCAGCTGCGTGCGCCACTGCGGGAAGGTCATGCCGGTCTCGGCGCGGAACAGGCGGCTCAGGGTGCGTTCGGCGGCGCCGGCCTCGCGGCCGAGGGCGGCCAGGGTGCGGTCGTCCGCCGGGTGGTCGGCGAGGGCGCGGGCGATCGTGGCCAGGCGGTCGTCGTGCGGCCAGGGCAGGCACAGCGGCAGTTCGTCGACGGTGCGCAGGCGGTCCAGCGCCACCTGTTCCAGGTTCCGGCGCTGCCGCGGGCCCGGGTCCTCGGTGGTGAGCGCGGTGATCACCTCGCGCAGCAGCGGGTCCACCGCCAGGACGGTCGGGCGGTCCAGGTGCAGGGGGTTGGTCGCGGCCGGGAAGATCAGGGTCCGCATCTCGGTGGGGCCGTGCGCCCGGTGCGCGTGCGGGACGGCGGCCGGGATCCACGCGGCCCGGTGCGGCGGCACCATCCACACCCCGGCCGACGTGGCGACCTCCAGCATCCCGCGCAGCGGGTAGACAAGCTGGTTCACGTCGTGGTGGTGGCGCTCCACCTGCTCGCCGGGCAGCAGCGGGTGCCGCGTGGGGCCGGTGAGGATCAGGCGTTTTCCCGACATCAATCGGCAGGATATCGAAAGCCGGACAGGGGCGCGCGGCGCGATCGTGGACACCATGAGCCTGATCAGCGGCCCGAGCCGGGTCCGTCGCGCGGATCCGCCAAGCCCACCCCGCAATCGCATGACCCTCTGGGGCGCGGCGCACGCCATCGACGACATGTACCAGGGCCTCGTCCCGGCCAGCGTCCCCTACTTCGTCCTGGAACGGCACTACAGCTACCTGGCCGCCTCCGGCCTCACCCTGGCCGCGACGCTCGGCAGCGCGCTCCCGCAGCCGGCCGTCGGGCTGGCCGTGGACCGCTGGCGGCTGCCCCGGCTGGCGGCGGTCGGCGTCGCGGTGGCCGGCACCGGGCTGGGCCTGTCGGGCCTGGCCGGGCCGTACGCGCTGGTCTGGCTCTGCATCCTGGTATCAGGGCTCGGAGTCGCGATGTTCCACCCGGCCGCCGGCCGCTCGGCCCGCGAGGCCGCCGGGGACAGCGCGGCCGCCATGAGCGTCTTCGCCGCCGGCGGCAGCGTCGGCTTCTTCCTGGCCCCGGTGCTCGCGACCCCGGCCCTGGACGCGTGGGGCGTGGACGCGACGGCCCTGTTCATCCCGCCGGCCTGGCTCATCGCCCTGGTCCTGCTCAGGAATCGCCCCGCGGGCACGGCGCACCACACCCGGACGGCCACCGGCGAAGACCGCTGGCGACCCTTCGCCGCGCTGACCGGCATCGAGGTGGTCCGCTCGGCGGCGTTCTTCGGCATCAACACCTTCATCGAGCTCTACTGGCTCAACCACCTGCACGCCTCGCGCACCCTCGCCGGAGCGGCACTGGCCTGCTTCCTCGTCGGCGGCGTCGTCGGCACGCTGCTCGGCGGACGCATCGCCGACCGCGTCGGCATGGTGCGCACCGTGCAACTCGGCGGCGCCCTGACCGTCCCGATGCTGCTGGCGCTGCGCTTCTGCCCGGGTGCCGTCGCCCCGCTGGCGTTCGCCGTCCTGACCGGGCTCGCGCTCAACATCCCGTTCGCCGTCCTGGTGAAACTCGGCCAGGACTACCTCCCGGGACGCCCCGGCACCGCGGCCGGCGTCACGCTCGGCCTGGGCGTCAGCGCCGGCGGCCTGATGGCGCCGGTGTTCGGTCTGATCGCCGAACGCCATGGGCCACAAGGGGTGCTGACGGTGCTGTGCGCGGTCCCCGTCGCCGGACTCGTCCTCGGCCTGCTGCTGCGCGAGCCCGAAGCGCGCCGATGAGGCTGTCGGGTCCGTGGTGTTCACTGAGCACGTGACCGTCCAGGACCTGACAGCCCGACTCCCCGAGCCCGCCGCGCTGCGAGCCGCCTGCCGCGCCTTCGGCGTGCTCGATGCCGTCTTCGACATCGAGTACGCGAAGTACCACTTCACCGCCGCGTGGCAGGAGGGCGTCGACCTCGCCTCCATGGACAACGGCGGCGGCGACTGCTGGAACATCGTCTTCGAGCCGGCCGGCGTCTTCCTCCACGGCTTCGACCACGAGTCGGAAGCGACCCCCTGGCGCGACGAACCCCGCGCGCACTGGCCCGGCCTGCTCGACGGGCTCCCGGCATCGCTGGCGCATTGGGCTGAGAAAGAGGAGTTCCAGTTCGAGGGCTTCTTCGACGCGACCGTGTGCATCTGGCGCGAGACCGGCGACACCGCCTGGCGCTGCGGACCGGTCGAGTTCGACGGCGACGCCTCATCGGACGACGGCTCGGGGTGGTTGTTCAACGCCGTCGTCGAAGGCAGCGTCGACTCCTACCTCGATCACGCCAAGTACTACTTCGAGCGGGAGATCGACGGGGAGGCTGTGCGGGCGGTCCTGGCCGGTGAGGCGCTGACGGCGGAGCTGGTTCGAGCGCTGAATGCGGATGCCGACTTCACGAAGGTGGCGAAGGTCGCGAGTCTGGCGGGGTATCCCGTGGCGGGCTAGTTCCCACCCTCGGCAGCCCACCGCCGCACCATGTCGATCCGCTTCTGCAACTGCGTCGCCGTCGCCTGCGCCACCGCCGGGCCGCCGCACATGCGCCGCAGATCGCCGTGGATCGTGCCGTGCGGCTTGCCGGTCTTGTGGTGCCACGCGCCGACCAGCCCCTGCAGCTCCTTGCGGAGCTCCAGCAACTGCTTGCGGGTCATCACCGGACGCTCTTCCGCGCCGACGATCGCCTCGGCCTGCGAACGCAGCAGGGCCTTCTTGCGCGCGCTGCTCAAGTGCATCTGCTGGCGCTTCGCCAACAGCACCTTGATATGCTCGGGCTCCAGCAGTCCCGGCAGCCCCAGGTACTCCGCTTCCTCGCGCGATCCGGGGTCCGCGGGGAGGCCGAACTCGGCGCCGTCGTACAGGACCCGGTCGAATTCGGCCTCTGAGTTCAACGCCTGGAAGGTGAAGAGCTCCTCCTCGTAGCCCTGCTCCTTCTCGGTGCGGTTGGCCTCGGCGAGCAGCGCCTCCTCCTCGCCCCAGACGTCCTCGGTCGTGGTGGCCTGGGTCGGCTTGTCCAGGGCGTGGTCGCGCTGCTTCTCCATCTCGTTCGCGAACTCGAGGAGCATCGGGATCGAGGGGACGAAGACCGACGCGGTCTCGCCGTGGCGGCGCGCGCGCACGAAGCGGCCGACCGCCTGGGCGAAGAACAGCGGCGTGGAGATGCCCGTGGCGTAGACGCCGACCGCCAGGCGCGGGACGTCGACGCCCTCGGACACCATGCGGACCGCGACCATCCAGCGGTCGTCGTTGTTCGAGAACTCGGTGATGTTCGCCGAGGCCGAGGGGTCGTCCGACACCACGACCGTCGGCCGCTGGCCGGTGATGTCCTTGAGTATGTCGGCGTAGGCGCGGGCCGCGCCCTGGTCGGTGGCGATGACCAGACCGCCGGCGTCCGGGATGCCGCGCCGCACCTCGCGCAGGCGCCGGTCGGCGGCCCGCAGCACCTGCGGCATCCAGTCGCCGGCCGGGTCCAGCGCGGTGCGCCAGGCCTGCTTCACCGCGTCGTTCGTCATGGGCTCGTTGAGCTGCATGGCGATCTCGTCGCCGGCCTTGGTGCGCCAGCGCATCCGGCCGGCGTAGGACATGAACACCACCGGGCGCACGACACCGTCGGCCAGCGCCGAGCCGTAGCCGTACGAGTAGTCCGCGATACTGCGGCGGATGCCCTCGTTGTCCGGCGCGTAGGTCACGAACGGGATCGGGTTCGTGTCCGACCGGAACGGCGTCCCGGTCAGCGCCAGGCGGCGCGTCGCCGGCTCGAACGCCTCGTAGGCCGCCTCACCCCAGGACTTGGAGTCGCCGGCGTGGTGGATCTCGTCCAGGATCACCAGGGTCCTGCGACCCTCGACGCGGTTCCGGTGCAGCATCGGATGCGCGGCCACACCGGCATAGGTCACCGCGATACCCTGGTAGTCCCGCGAGGTGCCGCCGGCCACGCCGCTGTAGTTGGGGTCGATCTTTATCCCGACCCGGTGCGCCGCCTCAGCCCACTGCGTCTTCAGGTGCTCGGTCGGCGCCACGATCGTGATGGTGTTCACCACATGCCGGTCCAGCAGCTCCGTGGCGATCCGCAGCGCGAAGGTGGTCTTGCCGGCGCCGGGCGTGGCGACCGCGAGGAAGTCCCGCGGCTCGCGGGTCATGTACTCGTCCAGGGCCGCCTGCTGCCAGGCCCGCAGGCGGTTCGCGGTGCCGCGCGCGGCGCGGTCGGGGTAGGACGGGGACAGATGGGAGGCCGCCGAGATGCTCACGGTTCCTCCTCTTGTTCCACCCGCTTGTTGTGCCGTCTCACGTTTTCGAACGCGCGATCCGTAAGGACCGACCCCCGAGAGTACCTCAACTGAGAACCCACCACGCCCGATCGGGTCGCAACGGCAGTCGAAGCGGTGAACCCTCCCGCGGATCCCCGACGGCGTCCCGGATCGCGGCCAGCACCGCGGCCGGCGTCGCCATCACCGACAGGTCGCCGACCGGCTTCATGCCGGCCAGCGGCGGGGCGGCGACCGGCAGGCCGTCCGGGCCGATCTCCTCCTTGGCCTCCTCGGCGGTCTCCAGCAGCGCGGCGACCACGACCTCCGGCGCGTCCATCGCCGAGGGCTCACCCCAGCCGAACGGCAGATCCGCGCCTTCGGACAGGACGAAGCCGGCGCCGGCCACGACCCCGGAGGCGACGCGGTGCTCGGCCCGCTCCCGGACCGCGACCCGGCCCGCGTCCTGCGCGATGGCCACCTGGACCACGTTCACCAGCCCGAGTTCGGTGTCCACGTCCACCACCGCGCGCACCGCGCCGACCGCGACGCTGGCCGCGTCGGAGGTGCCGGTGAGGGTCGGCATGGTGAGCATGCGGAACTCGCCGTCGCCGCGGACCACGCGGCCGGCCGGCAGGCACTGCCGGTAGGCGTCGTCCAGCGGGAGGTGGAAGACGTCGTCGTGGGACACCAGGTATCCGTCGACGACCTTCAGCAGGCCGCCGTCGATCCCGATCTGCTCGGCCAGCGCCTGGAAGAGCTTCGCACGGACCTGCTTCGCCGCCGCCTCGACCGCGCTGCCGTGCACCCACGCCGGGTGCGTGACGGCCGAGGACGAGGGCAGCGAGCCGGGGTCCTCCGGCGCCCGGACGGCGACCCGCTCCGCCGGGATGCCCAAAGTGCGCTCGACCGAGACCCGGATCAGGTCGTGCAGGCCCGAACCGGTCTCCACGGCCGAGCAGGCCACGGTCGCGGCCGGGCCGTCCGGGGACATCGAGACCAGCACCACGGCGGTCGCGTACTCCCCCAGCTGCGTCGGGTTCGACAGGTCCGCCATGCCCAGGGCCACCCCGACCCCGCGCCGGATCCGGGTCAGCTCCCCGGTCCGGCCCACGGTCCCGGGGTACTCGCGGATGTCCGGTCCCGGCGGGAAGCTCGGCA from Catenulispora sp. GP43 encodes the following:
- a CDS encoding IclR family transcriptional regulator; the protein is MTRTDPAPEPETSQTLDRGIRVLTALADATAGLTVAQLAERVGAPRTAGYRLVATLEAHGLARRDPDGRVHLGVGVLRLAARVHPLLREAATPPLRRLAEAVGATAHLTVAEGPDALAIAVVEPTWTDYHMAYRVGSRHRLAQGAAGKAILLGRSRAGRPPSASKDPATLYTVSEGELQPGAHGIAAPIREVPGLEASVGVVSFAPLDTGAVAPRVIQAAAEISAALK
- a CDS encoding nitroreductase family deazaflavin-dependent oxidoreductase; this encodes MTPKALKNTAQALARQPWFVAVGKHTIPRVDRVLYKMSRGRVGAMTPSGLTGLLLTTVGRKTGKERSVPLLYVGHEGKYYLTGSNWGQEHHPVWTLNLMANPEATLTVKGKKIPVTARLLEGEERTAIWPVLTTTWPNFDVYTERSGRELRVFELTPR
- a CDS encoding helix-turn-helix transcriptional regulator; translated protein: MSGKRLILTGPTRHPLLPGEQVERHHHDVNQLVYPLRGMLEVATSAGVWMVPPHRAAWIPAAVPHAHRAHGPTEMRTLIFPAATNPLHLDRPTVLAVDPLLREVITALTTEDPGPRQRRNLEQVALDRLRTVDELPLCLPWPHDDRLATIARALADHPADDRTLAALGREAGAAERTLSRLFRAETGMTFPQWRTQLRLQHALALLATGEAVTTVAAACGFATPSAFIETFRKALGTTPGRYRSGPSLMARQLPYSAP
- a CDS encoding MFS transporter, coding for MTLWGAAHAIDDMYQGLVPASVPYFVLERHYSYLAASGLTLAATLGSALPQPAVGLAVDRWRLPRLAAVGVAVAGTGLGLSGLAGPYALVWLCILVSGLGVAMFHPAAGRSAREAAGDSAAAMSVFAAGGSVGFFLAPVLATPALDAWGVDATALFIPPAWLIALVLLRNRPAGTAHHTRTATGEDRWRPFAALTGIEVVRSAAFFGINTFIELYWLNHLHASRTLAGAALACFLVGGVVGTLLGGRIADRVGMVRTVQLGGALTVPMLLALRFCPGAVAPLAFAVLTGLALNIPFAVLVKLGQDYLPGRPGTAAGVTLGLGVSAGGLMAPVFGLIAERHGPQGVLTVLCAVPVAGLVLGLLLREPEARR
- a CDS encoding DEAD/DEAH box helicase, producing MSISAASHLSPSYPDRAARGTANRLRAWQQAALDEYMTREPRDFLAVATPGAGKTTFALRIATELLDRHVVNTITIVAPTEHLKTQWAEAAHRVGIKIDPNYSGVAGGTSRDYQGIAVTYAGVAAHPMLHRNRVEGRRTLVILDEIHHAGDSKSWGEAAYEAFEPATRRLALTGTPFRSDTNPIPFVTYAPDNEGIRRSIADYSYGYGSALADGVVRPVVFMSYAGRMRWRTKAGDEIAMQLNEPMTNDAVKQAWRTALDPAGDWMPQVLRAADRRLREVRRGIPDAGGLVIATDQGAARAYADILKDITGQRPTVVVSDDPSASANITEFSNNDDRWMVAVRMVSEGVDVPRLAVGVYATGISTPLFFAQAVGRFVRARRHGETASVFVPSIPMLLEFANEMEKQRDHALDKPTQATTTEDVWGEEEALLAEANRTEKEQGYEEELFTFQALNSEAEFDRVLYDGAEFGLPADPGSREEAEYLGLPGLLEPEHIKVLLAKRQQMHLSSARKKALLRSQAEAIVGAEERPVMTRKQLLELRKELQGLVGAWHHKTGKPHGTIHGDLRRMCGGPAVAQATATQLQKRIDMVRRWAAEGGN